CGGGGTCAGGCCTTTTGTGAGCCGGGAGATGATCGAAGAGTCGATCCGTTCAGCCATCCGGTTCGGCGCGGCCATCGTCGCCATCCCGGTGAAGGACACCATTAAAATGGTCCATCCGGAAGGAACCGTCCTGAAGACCCTCGAAAGGGAATTCCTCTATCAGGCCCAGACCCCTCAAACCTTCCGGACCGATCTCATCAAGGAGGCCTATCAGAAGGCGAAGGAGGAGGGTTACACGGGGACGGACGACGCCTCCCTGGTCGAGCGATTCGGAAAGAAGGTCTACCTCCTGCCCGGATCTTACACCAACATCAAAATTACCACGCTGGAAGACCTCCTCCTCGCCGAACTTCTGCTCCAGCGGAAAGATCTGCCCGGGGGAGAGATGGGATGAGAATCGGTTTCGGTTACGATGTCCATCCCCTGGTACCCAACCGGCCCCTCATCCTCGGAGGAGTCCGCATCCCCTACCTCTACGGACTTCAGGGCCATTCCGATGCCGATGCCCTCATCCACGCCATCTGCGATGCCTTGCTGGGCGCCATCGGAGAGGGAGACATCGGAAGGCACTTTCCCGATACCGATCCCCAGTACAAGGACATCAAGAGCACCCTCCTCTTAAGAAACGTCATGGCGAAGGTGAGGGAAAAGGGGTTTCAGGTCCTCCATATTGACACCACCATCGTGGCTCAGAGGCCTAAGCTGATCGACTTCCTTCCCAGGATGGTGGCCGAGATTGCCCAGACCCTCGAGATCGATCCCTCCCGGGTCAATGTGAAGGCCACCACCACCGAAGGGCTGGGTTTCGCAGGACGGGGCGAGGGCATCGGGGCCTATGCGGTCGCCCTGCTGGAGGAGAAGACGATCTAATGGCCTCTGCCGTCCGCGTCCGGTTCGCCCCTGCTCCCACAGGCCTTCTCCACATCGGAAATGCCAGGACAGCCCTTTACAACTACCTCTTCGCTCGGAAAGAGAAAGGGACGTTCATTTTGAGGATCGAGGACACGGATGCTGAACGATCCACCGAAGCCTCCATCGAGGCCATCCTCGAAGATCTCCGATGGCTCGGGATCGATTGGGAGGAGGGGCCCGATGTCGGCGGCCCCCGGGGGCCCTACCGTCAATCCATGCGAGTCTCCCTCTATCGCGATTACGCGGAACAACTCTTCAGAGAGGGCAAGGTCTATAAATGTTTCTGCCCTCCCGAGAGGCTCGAAGCCCTCCGAAAGGAGCAGCTCTCCAAAGGGGTGATGCCAAGATATGACGGAAGGTGCCGAACCCTCACAAAGGAAGAGATCCTGAAAAGGGAATCGGAGGGAGACCGGCCGGTCCTCCGATACCGTGTGGAGAGAGGGACCATCGTCTTCGAAGACCTCCTCCACGGTCGGATGAGTTTCGATGCCTCGGGGATCGGAGACTTCATCCTGGTCCGTTCCGACGGAATGGCAGCCTACAATTTCGCCTGCGTCATCGATGACCACCTGATGGAGATCTCCCATGTGATCCGCGGGGACGATCACCTCTCCAACACGCCCAGGCAGATCCTGATCTACCGGGCCTTCGGGTGGCAACCACCCCTCTTCGCCCACCACCCCCTGATCCTCGGCCAAGACCGCTCGCCGTTGAGCAAACGGCACGGGGCCACCGCGGTCTCGCAGTACCGCGAGGAGGGTTTCCTGCCAGAGGCCCTTCTCAATTACCTCGTCCTCCTCGGCTGGTCGGGTCCCTCCAAAGAGGAGATCCTCTCGATCGAGCAGATCGTGACCGCCTTCAACATCTCTGGCCTTTCGAGGAATGCTCCCATCCATTCCCGGAAAAAATTGGAGTGGCTCAACAGCCACTATATCCGGAGGATGAGCCCCGAACAGCTCGCCTTTCATCTTCTCCCCTACCTTGAAAAGGCCGGGATTGACCTTAAGAGCCTTGACCAAACCTTTCTCGGCCGGGTCTGCCACCTCTTGAGGGAGAACCTCTTCCTCCTCTCCCAGGTGGAGGACTATCTCGGGATCTTCTTCGACAAAAAGTTCGCCTTTGACGAGGAGGCCAAGGCCTTGCTTTCCTCGGCCGATAAGGGCGATCTCCTCCGCACGGTCTTTCAGGCGATCCAGGATTGGCCCGAGATCTCCGAGGTCACCGTCTCCTCCTTGTTTCGACACCTCGAGGAGGTCACCGGTCAGAAGGGAAAAGGGCTTTACGGCCTTTTGCGG
Above is a window of Thermodesulfobacteriota bacterium DNA encoding:
- the ispD gene encoding 2-C-methyl-D-erythritol 4-phosphate cytidylyltransferase, with the protein product MKADAIIVSAGQGLRFMAGRKKQFFSLGGKPLLAHTLAPFEASPLVRGIYLVVGGEDIEYCQKEIVEPYHYTKIAKILPGGPERQDSVRNGLEALPPDADLVVIHDGVRPFVSREMIEESIRSAIRFGAAIVAIPVKDTIKMVHPEGTVLKTLEREFLYQAQTPQTFRTDLIKEAYQKAKEEGYTGTDDASLVERFGKKVYLLPGSYTNIKITTLEDLLLAELLLQRKDLPGGEMG
- the ispF gene encoding 2-C-methyl-D-erythritol 2,4-cyclodiphosphate synthase, coding for MRIGFGYDVHPLVPNRPLILGGVRIPYLYGLQGHSDADALIHAICDALLGAIGEGDIGRHFPDTDPQYKDIKSTLLLRNVMAKVREKGFQVLHIDTTIVAQRPKLIDFLPRMVAEIAQTLEIDPSRVNVKATTTEGLGFAGRGEGIGAYAVALLEEKTI
- the gltX gene encoding glutamate--tRNA ligase, encoding MASAVRVRFAPAPTGLLHIGNARTALYNYLFARKEKGTFILRIEDTDAERSTEASIEAILEDLRWLGIDWEEGPDVGGPRGPYRQSMRVSLYRDYAEQLFREGKVYKCFCPPERLEALRKEQLSKGVMPRYDGRCRTLTKEEILKRESEGDRPVLRYRVERGTIVFEDLLHGRMSFDASGIGDFILVRSDGMAAYNFACVIDDHLMEISHVIRGDDHLSNTPRQILIYRAFGWQPPLFAHHPLILGQDRSPLSKRHGATAVSQYREEGFLPEALLNYLVLLGWSGPSKEEILSIEQIVTAFNISGLSRNAPIHSRKKLEWLNSHYIRRMSPEQLAFHLLPYLEKAGIDLKSLDQTFLGRVCHLLRENLFLLSQVEDYLGIFFDKKFAFDEEAKALLSSADKGDLLRTVFQAIQDWPEISEVTVSSLFRHLEEVTGQKGKGLYGLLRAAITGKMKGPELAKILPLLQKESILKRLQRAMELTRHGDSNL